The Tautonia plasticadhaerens nucleotide sequence GGATCGGACGGGGTGTCCGGCGGGTCCGGTCGAGCCGGAGCAAGGCCCGGGGGCTCGTGTCAAGGGGGCGTACCCGACGATGAAGACCGTCTTTACGACCGGTGAGGCCGCCAAGATCTGCAAGGTGAGTCAGCAGACGATCATCCGCTGCTTCGACTCCGGTCAGCTCAAGGGCTTCCGCGTCCCGGGCTCCCGATTCCGCCGCATCCCTCGCGATGCCCTCTATCGCTTCATGCGGGAGAACAACATCCCCACCGACGCGCTGGAGAGCGGCCGACGCAAGATCCTCGTCGTCGACGACGAGCCGGAGGTCGTCCAGATCATCAAGGACGCCCTGCTCGCCGACGGCCGGTTCGAGGTGAAGGACGTCGACAACGGCTTCGGCGCCGGCATGATGGCCAAGGAGTACCACCCCGACTTGATGGTCCTGGACATCATGCTGCCGGACATCAACGGCAAGGCCGTCTGCGAGTTGGTCCGCCGCGACCCGTCGATGTCGGATATCAAGATCTTCTGCATCTCGGGGATGATCGAGGAGGACAAGATCGACGACCTGAAGGAATCCGGCGCCGACGACTTCATGTCCAAGCCGCTGGACGTCGACGAGCTGATCCGCCGGATCTGCAAGCACCTCGACCTGGAGATGCCGGCCACGCCCTGACCCGGTCGGGTCCTACCCCACTTTTCAGGCCCGTCCGGCCCGGCCTCGGCTTGACCGGACGGGCCGATTGTCCTAATGTCTCCCCGCCGCCGCGCCCCGCGGCGACGGGTCGCCGGGCCGAGCCGAGGCCCGGCCCATCGGGAAGGAGCCCGATCGGGTGCGAGGGCCTCGACCGACCACCGGAACCGGCGCCGACGGCCCGATCCGGGACCGACTCGACCGCCTCGGCGGGCTACCGCTTCGGCCGTCGACCGTCCGTTCCCTGCTCCGGGACGGGCCCGGGGCCGCCGCCGGGCTGGATCTCCTCGACCCCGGCTGGGCGGTCCTCGTGTCCGCCCGAGGCCCTGACCTCGCGCCGGAGTTGCTCGCCGAACTCCCCTTCTGGTCTCCCTGCGACGTCGGCGCCGCCGAGGCCCGGGATCGGCTCTGGCGATTCTCGGTGGCGACGGCCCTGGCCGCCCGACGACTGGCCGAACTGGAGGGCGACCCGGATCCCGACGCCTCCGGCCGTTCGGGTCTGCTCCACCCGATCGCCCTGTGGGCCCTGGCCGCCGTCGCCCCCAACGGGCTCTCGGCGTGGCTGGAGGCCGACGACCAGGCCCGCCGACGCCTGGAGTCGTCATGGTTCGGCCGGGATCCGGCAGACTTCGGGCACTCGATGGCCCGGCGATGGGGGTGCGATCCCGACGTCCTCGACGCGACCCTGTTCGCCGGCCGATCCAACCCGGTCCCACCCGGACTGGTGACTGATCCGGCGGGGCTCGACCGACTCAGGGCCGCTCGGCGACAGGCCATGCGGACGCCCTGGGCCCTGCCCGGACCTCGTCCCGAGATAGGGCTCGACGAAGTCGATCGTCGGGGGCTGCTGGCGAAGGTCCAGTCGCTCAGCGCCGGAGGTCTGACCGGCGGCGGATCCCCGGCGGACGAGGCCGAACTGCTCCGCGACGCGTCCCGGCTGTTCGCCCGAAACCGGCAGTTTGAACGCGAGTTGGGGGAACTCGACCGCCGGCTCTCGGCGGCGATCGGGGCCCTCGACCGGCCCCCGACCGACCCGCCATTCCAGGACCCGGGGGCCGTCCTCGATGCGATGGCCGAGTTCGCCGCCGGGGCGGCCCACGAGCTGAACAACCCGCTGGCGATCGTCGCCGGTCGGGCCCAGTTGCTCCAGGCCCGGCTGGAGGACCCTGAACATCGGCTCGCCCTCCAGACGATCATCGGCCAGGCCCGTCGAGCCCACCAGATCCTCCGGGACCTGATTTACATCGCCCGGCCGCCCTCCCCTCGCCGGATGCCGTGCGTGCCGGATCGCGTCTTACGAGACGCCGTCGAAGACCTCCAGGACGAGGCCCGTTCCAGGGAGATCCAGCTTTCCTCCCGACTCTCCCGTTCCTCGACCGCCGTCTCGACGGACCCCGAGGCCCTCCGCCACCTGGCCGACGCCCTGCTCCGCAACGCCCTGGAGGCGACCGATCCGGGCGGGGAGGTTGTCCTGGAATCGATCGATGATCCCCGGTCGATCGTCTGGGAAGTCCGGGATAATGGCATCGGTCTGGACGAAGACCGCGCCGCCCACCTGCTGGACCCTTTCTACTGCGGCAGGCAGGCCGGGCGGGGGCTCGGCCTCGGCCTGCCCCGTGTCGCCCGGTTCGTGAGTGCGGTCGGCGGCCGGATCCGCTGGGAGTCGGCGGACGGGCCCGGGACGGTCGTCCGGGTCGAGCTGCCGATCGGAGTCGTGGACGAACCCGCCACGATCGATCTGAATCGACCCGGCGTCAGGGACGCGAGCTGAACGGGCGACGGGTCGGCCGATCAGGCGATGGCGGTGTTCCAGACCATCTGATCGGCGATCTCGTGGCAGTCGATGCAGAGATAGGTCACGTTCAGCGGCTCGTCGTAGCTCCAGTGGTGCCGTTGGAGCCGCTGACGGCGGTGACACCAGGTACAGACCTTCGGGCGACAGATCAACCCCAACTGCTCGGCCAGCGCGGCGGCGTATCGGGCCGATCGCGTCCGGATCCGGCGAGGCTTGCCGGGATGATTGCAAATGTCGAGGTGACGACGGAGCCGGAGGAACTTGGCGCGATGCCTGTTCGGGCCTCGTTTCATCGTCGCTTTCCCGCGAAGGAACCAGGGGGCCAGCCAGGACGGCGACTGCGGTTCCCACTCCTTCGGCGGCGCTCCGCCCGGAGATTCTCCTCAACCGACTCTCCGATCGTGTTGTCATCGGAATCATACCGCAAGACCGGGGCCGGGGCCAATCAGACCGATCGAATCGCCTGAGTGATCCGGACCTGGACGCTCGGAGGCGGCCCGATGTCGATCGTTTGCTGATGTTTGTCCCTGAACGGCCGCCGGTGCCCGAGCCGGGGTCGCCTCAGGCTCTGCTCCGGGCTTCCCCGCCGGACCAGGCAGTCATGAGACGACTCCGGACAGGTCCGTTGACGGCTCAGGTCCGTTGCGGTTCCCCGGTCCCGACGAACCGCTCACGGGCGATCAGGGCGGCGCCGAGCAGGCCGGAATCGTCCCCCAGCTCGGCCTGTTCGATGCGGACCAGGCGATCCGGATCGGCCATCGCCTGGGCTCGCGCGGCGTTCCGGACCAGGTCGACGAATGGGCCGCCGAGGGCCTCGGTGACCCCCCCGCCGACGATGATGATCTCCGGCCCGAGCACGTTCATGAGCCCTCCCAACGCCAGCCCCAGGAACCGGGCGGCGCGGTCGACCTCGTGCACGGCGACCGGATCTCCCGACCGATAGGCGCCGGAGAGTTCCTTGCTCTTGAGCCGGGAGGTCTTGCTCTTGACCACGTCTCGGAGCGGGGTCGAGGCCCCCTTCTTGATCGCCTTATAGACCCGTCGGGTGATCGCCGTCCGGCTGGCGACCGCCTCCAGGCACCCCTTCCGGCCGCAGCCGCATTTCGGGCCGTCGGCCTTGACGATCAGGTGACCGATCTCTCCGGCGTTGCCGGTCACTCCCGTGACGATCCGGCCGTCCCGAATCAGGCAACCGCCGATCCCGGTGCCGACGAACGCGGCGAGCACGTCGCGATACCCCCGGCCGGCGCCGAGCTTGAACTCGCCGTAGCCGCCGACCCTCACGTCGTTCTGCACGGCGACCGGCGTGCCGAAGGCTTCCTCGAGCGTTCCCTTGAGGGGGAAGTCGGTGACGTTGAGATTGGGGCTCGACCGGATCACCCCGGCATCCACGTCGAGCGGGCCGGGAGAGCCGATCCCGATCGCCGACAGGCGCTCCGGCCCGATCCCGGCGACCTGCAACGCGTCCCGGCCCGCCGAGACGAGCGCCTCTCGGAGCGCCTCCGGCCCTTCACGGGCGGGGGTCGACTCCTTGGCCCGGCCCACGATCCGGTGCTGATCGTCGACCACGCCGGCCAGGATTTTCGTGCCCCCTAGGTCGATCCCCAGGACAAGGGACCCTTCGGCTGGCGTGGTCATCGTCCGCGCTCCGTGATGGGTGTTGGGCTCGGTGGCCGTCGTCGCGACCGAGCAAGGTCGTCTCGTCCTCGGATGCGCGGGAACTCGGCAATCCGCGTTCCCGTCGCGAGGGGGTCCCCCGCTCAATCATCGAGTTGCAAGGCCATCTGATGCGACAGGTCCCGGGCCAACTGGAGCCGATCCCGGGGGATGACAATCCCCGACCCGGCGATCGCCTCGAGGTGGGAGAGGAGCCGGGGGCTCGAACGGAGGCCGATCCGCTTCACGGCCCATCGGGCCGTCGCCTCGACCTCGTACGAACCCGGGCCCGGATGATCCAGCGCGAGGATGAGCCATGCGAGGAAATCATACCGATCGTGTCGTACCAGCGACGAGATCGGGGGGGAGATTCCGGGGGCCTCCGATTTCCTCCATAGTGCCAGCTCGGTCCATCGGGCCTCCGAAGTCTTCCCGCCCCAGTGGAACTCCGTGAGGGCCCGGATGCAGGACCATCGATCGGCTTCCGGACCGGGGAGACTGGCCTCGGGGCCAGACGCGGAGGAGGCGAAGTCCACTCGACCCTCCCCGAGTTCCGGGAGCAAATCCGGATCATCCCGGACGGTCGCTGAGGGCCGACCGGGCCCCCGCACGCACAACCAGGCCTCGATGGGGTTCAGGCACCGGGGAGAGGGGAGCGGGGCCATCGGGATGATCCCGGGGAAGGCGACCCGAAGGTCGACGGTGCCGTCCCCCCGGGATTCCCCGAGCCACCAGCGGAGACCGCCTACCGTCCTCAGGTCGCCGGCGAATTCGGGGACGACGGCGGCGAGCCTCGGGCCGTCGCAGGAGTTGAGCAGCACCTCAAAGAACCGGGCGGAGTGCGTCCCCTTGTCCAACGATCGGTCCCAGCCTCGGGCCACATCGCCCGCGAGGCGAGCATGCTGCGAACGCAGGTCGCGTCCCACGTCGCGATCGAGGGCCCGATAGGCCCGCTCGTCCCGCAGCAAGCCCGATCGCAGGTCCCAGGCCGCCTGGGGGTCGGCCGACCGCCGGCTGGTCTCGGACACGACCGCAGAGGCGAGCCCGTCCTCCGGCCAGGACCGGTCGCCCGATCGATCGACCCCCAGCCAGGAGACCACGAGACCGAGGCATTCGATCCAGAGTTCCGGGTCGGGGAGGAATTGGAGCAAGAGCCCGGTGATCGGCCCTGCCATCTCGTCCAGGCCGTCCGCCCCGGCGTCGAACGCCCCCGGCCACCGCTCCGCGCAGCGGACGAAGATCGGCTTGCTCTCGTCGAACTGGCCGCAAGCCAGGTGGTCGATCAATCGCCCCAACACCGGGGCCCGATCCCCGGCCGGGAGTCGGTCGAGCAAGGCGTCTCCGGGCATCGACGGCCGGCCTTCGAGCAGCAGACCGATGGCATCGGCGTCGTCGAGCAGGGCAATAGCCTGGCCGGTAAGCCCGGTCTCGTCTCGGACCGTGGCGAGCCATCGTCGGAGGACCTCGCCCCGGGCCCCGATGCGGGTCGCCAGGTCGTAAGGAGAGGCGACCACCCGGAGGTAGTGCTCGATCCACCGAGTCGAGGTCGGCCGGTCGGCTTCGCGGATCCGGAGCAACAGATCCTCCACCGTCCAGGAATAGGCCTCCGGGGAGGAACCGGGAGCGGAGGAAACCTCCAGGCAGACCCGGGCCAGTTGGGGCATGAGATCCTTCGGCGTTCGGTCCCGGAGGGCATCCCACTCGACCCGGTCGAACTCGTGGGCGAGGAGGCGACGGATCGCGGGGGAGAGCCAGTCCTCCCCGTCCCGTGAGGCTCTGCGCAAGGCCCAGCGCTCGAAGACAGCCCGGGACTCGGGATCGCCCCGCTCCAGGAGCCGGGCAAGCGGGATCGATTCCCGATCCTCCCCGGCCGCCTCCGCGATCAGGTCGAGCACGGTCGGGAGGCTTTCTCGGGATTGCCCGGTCACCAGACCGAGGACCTCCACGAGTGCATCCTCCTTTCCCTCCACACGCAAGAGATCGACGGCCACTCGCGCCTTCAACGGGAGCAGGACCCCGAGATCGATCGCGTCTCGACGCTCCAACCATTGGAGGGCCGACCGGCCCGCCTCGGCCGGGACGGATCGGATCAGGCCGTCCAGGAACCGGGCGAGTGCGTCCGCGGGGGCGATCCTCCGGAGTGCCGCGTTGAGCATCTGCTCACGCTGGGGGGATTGATATCGGATCCAGAAGCGGGCGGCGAGCCGCCCCCAGTCGGCCGAATCCCGGACGCCCTCCTCATCCCAGGTCTCGGGGGCAAGGACCATCGACCAGAACGCCTCGTGCGATGCCTTTTCCCTCGGGATCTCTCCGACCTGAGGATCCCACCAGCGCGGGCCCCGGGCCCGGGCGAGCTCCCCCGCGAGGCCCGCCGCGGAGGCCCAGGCGGCCTGTCGGGCGAGCCGGGACCAGTCCAGGTCCGGGGCCAGTCCGGAATCGGGTTGCCTGACGGCTTCCTCCATTCCGATCAACCCGTCGAGCCAGGAGTCGGACCAGAGGATCGAAGGATCCTCCGGTCGTCGGGCCGATCGGGCCCGGGCGTCGGTCCGGACCCACGCCTCGGCGTCCCGGGGCGAACGCCGGATGAACCAGGAAGCGAGGATCGAGGCCCAGGCAGGCGGGGTCGTCTCGGGCTCGAACCGACCGGCGCTCAGATCGACGATTGGGCCGAGGCCGGCGAGGAGGGCGCGATTGAGCATCGGAGACGGGACCGTCCCGTGGATGCGGAACCCGCTCAACTCCTCGGGACGGTCGTGATACGTCGAGAACGTCAACTCGGCCCGGAGCACCTCGGGGAACGCGAATGTCGCCGCGGCGACGCGGGGGCCGAGCCGATCCGACCGGTCGATCAGGAAGAGGGTCCGGCCGGATCGGACAGCCTCGGCCACGGCGGCGAGGAGACGGGCAAGCGTCTCGGGGTCGAGATCGAACGTCGGCGAGACGTGCTCGAAGTCCGGGGGGGCGGACAGGTCATCCCGGCCGACCGTCAGCGGTTCCGGCCGTCGGCCCCGGCTCGGCTCCGGGTCGGAGCGTCTCCAGAAGGGGCGAGCGAAGAGCCCGGCAGGCCATCCGGCGAGGGCGGCTAAGTCCTCGGGGTCGAGCCGGAGCCCGTGCGCGAAATGGCCGCCGGGGCGTCCCCACTGGCCGCGCTCGGTCTCATATTCCCGACCCCTGGGTTCGAGCCAGGCGACCTCGGCCGTCGCCCCGAGTCGGCGGTATCGGAGCGTCCCCGGGGCCAGTACCTTGCCGTTCGACCCCGGCAGGAAGGGGCGGAGGGCCAGGTGGCGAACGTCCCCCGAGGCGGGGTATCCGGCCCCGATCCGCTTGATCTGGAACCCGTTGCTCGCCCCGAGGCCGTAGCCCATCGGGCATTGCGTGTAATAGATTTGCTCCATCCCGGCCCGAGCTCTCCGGCGGTCGACGGGGGTCGTTCGTCCCATCATAGCCGATGGAGACGCCTCGGGGTTGGGGCCCGGCCGGGCCGACCGGCCCGAAGGGTGGAGGGCGCCCCCCTATCGGGATCGCCCGCCCTGCTGGGCCGCAGAGAGCCCCCGGTGGGGGGTGGGGGCCTCGGGGGTCTTCAGGACCTGAGGGATCAGCTCGTCGATCGTCACGTCCCAGTTCATCTGGCCGATCGCGACGACCGCCTTGTTCTTCTTAGGGTCGATCCGGACCACCCGGCCCGGCCGGTCGTAGCCGAGCCGGGGCACGACGACGCGATCGCCGGGCTGGAGCCGGGCCCGGGAATCGGCGAGCCGGGCGTCCCGCTCGGCCTGGGACTGGAGGTCGGCGAGCTTCTGCGCGAGGGCGGCCCGGGTGCGCTCCGCCTCGGCCTGCTGGGCCATGGCCTCCTGTCGGGCCTGCTCGGCCTCGGATCGCATCCGCTGGACGGCTTCCCACTCGGGGGTGTCTTCCCCGGACTGTCGGCGACGGTCGAGGTACCAGGAGGCGCGGTCGACCAGGTGGGGGGGCATCGAGAGGCGTCGGGCGATCTGGAGCGCGTTCGAGGCGCCGATGTCGCCGATATGGACGCGGTAGCGGGGCTGGAGCGTCTCCACGTCGAACTCGACGGCGGCGTTCTCGGCCCGGGGGTTCGAGAAGGCATAGGTCTTCAGGTCGCCGATGTGGGTGGTGACGATCGCCCGGCATCCGGTGTTGTCCAGCTCGTCGAGGATCGCCCGGCCGAGCGCGGCCCCCTCGGCCGGATCCGTGCCCGCACCGACCTCGTCCATCAAGACCAGCGACCGATCCGTCGCCTTGCGGAGGATCTCGGTGATCCGCCGGATGTGCGAGGAGAAGGTCGAGAGGGACTGCTCGAGGCTTTGCTCGTCGCCGATGTCGGCCAGCACGTCGTCCAGGACCGTCACCTGCGACCCCTGCTTCGCCGGGATGTGCATCCCGCACTGGGCCATGACCGCCAGCAAGCCGACGGTCTTCAAGGCCACCGTCTTGCCCCCCGTGTTCGGCCCGGTGATGACGAGTAGGTTGAACTGGAGCCCCAGGTGCAAGTCGATCGGCACGACCTCGCGGGTCGGGATGTCCGGCCTCGATCGGGATGGTTCGGCCTCCGACCCCGGCGTCCGAGTCGAGGCCGCCGGGCCCGACCCGCCCGCCTCGCCCCGCTCGCGTCGCCGTTGCTCGACCGGTCGTCCCGAGAGGCCCCCCTTCAGCTCCTGCTCGCTCTCGAACGGCTCGGGCTCAGGGAGGCGTCGGAAGGTGACGGTCGGTCCGGCACTCGGCGTCTCGTCCGACCCCGCCTCGCCGAGGTCGGCCGGGCGGCCGACCGGGGGCTGGAACAGGTCCCGGTCGAACCGGAATTCGGGGGGAGCGACCCAGGGGACACGGCTGCCGACCGGCAATTCGTGGAAGCCTCGAACCGGGCCGGTCGACTCCGGGGGCCTGGCGATCGTACCCACCGGGGGTTGGTGGAAGCCGACGGCGAAGCCTCCCGACCCGGTGTCCGACTCGCCGTTGCCCGGGCCGTCCGCCCCGCCCTCGCCGTCTGCCGGATCTGCGTCGCTCGCCTGCCTCGCTTCGGCCTCGGCCTCGGCCCGGAGGCGTTTGGTCTCTTCGCGGAACAGGTGCTCGAGGATCGGGTGTCGGGCACCCCGGAGGAGGATGCGCCCCTCGGTATTCAGGTCGGGCGGGGTCATCCGGTAGTCGAGGCTGAATCGGCCCCGGCAGAGGACGAGGTCCAGCCCGGCCATCACGTCGAGGGTGGTGCCGAGCGGCTCGGCCACCTGGCCGACCTGGGCGCTGAGCCATCGGAGGATCCGGCGGACCTCCTTCGTCTCTTTCGACCTGAGGTATGAGAGCTGCGCGGATTGCTCGGCCACCGCCTGGGGCTCGATGTAGACCGTCTCGTTGCTGGCACTGGTCCGGTGGACCGACCCCTTCAGCTCACCCCGATGGTCCCGGGCGACGGGGAGGACGTAGTGCTGGCCGACGACGGTGAAATTCGGGTATCGGAGGATCCGGCGGATCTCGGGGGACCGGAGCATCCGTCGGAGCGTCTCCTGGATCCGCTCCTCCGCGACCCCGATCTCGCGGCGGATCTCCGAGAGGCGTCGGCTGGCGGTGTCGAGGACGATCCCCCTCGCATCCAGGCAGCCGTCGATCGCATTGGCCACGCCGGAGAACTCGCCGACCTCCTGCTTCAGTGCGCCGAGCCTGGGGAACGAGTCGCCGATCCGGGACAGCCAACGGTCGACGTCGGCGATGATCCGCAAGGTCGAGGCGATGTCGGCCAGCTCCTCGGCGTCGAGCGTGGCGCCGATGGCGGCCCGACGGACGGCGCCCCGCACGTCGATCAGCCCGGCGAGGGGCGGGGAGAGCCCGGCGGCCAGCGCGTCGGTCATCTCGGTCGTCAACGCCTGGCGATGGCGGATCTCCCCCGGGTCGGTGCTCGGCTCGATGGCGAGCGCGGCCTCCCGGCCCAGCGGCGAGGCCGCGTAGGAGGCGACCAGCGATCGGACGCGGCCGAATTGGAGCAACTCCAGCGTATGCGTATCCATGACACCTCGACGACACGGCCCCCTCGGGCCGGGTTCGGGACGATCCGGCTCGTGCAACGGGTCAGCAGCGGTGCAATCCCCGAGCCGATTGTCTCACGAAGCCGGAAGGGTCCGCCAGTCGAGTCGTCGGGCGATCAGGCGTCCGATTACATCGGGGGAGCGGCCTCGCCGAGCCGAGACCGTGCGAGCTGGTCCCACTGGTCGACCTCGAAGCCGAGGTCCTCGCCGGTGACCTCCTTCAGGGCCTGGTAGCTGGCCGCCCGGATGGCGGGATCGGGATTGCACATCCCCTCGACCAGCGAGAGGCCGATCCGGGGGTCGACCTGCTCCAGCGTCCCCATCGCCTCGATCGCGGCGACCCGACAGTCCCGGCTGACGTCGGTCGCCATGACCCGGGCGAGGATCGTCCCATCCTCGGCCGTGCCGATCCGGCCGAGGGAGCGGCAGGCCTGCGCGCGGACGATGGGGTCATCCGCCAGCGCCGCCTTGCGGAGTGCGGTGAGGGCCTCGGGTCGGTCGAGGGCGCCGAGGGTCCGGCAGATGGCCGCCTGGGTCGCGACCGACTCCTGGCCCCCTTCCAGCGCGGCGACCAGTTCGCGGACGGCCTCGGTCTTCTGCGACTCGTCGTCGTAGCAACTCGGGTCGGCGAGCTTGGTGAAGGCGGCGTATCGGACGTTGGGATCTTCGCTCTCCCGGACGTGCCTCAGGAAGCTCGACGCGGTGGTGCCGATGAAACCGACCCCTCCGCAGCCGGTGGAGAACGCAGCGAGGCAGAGGACGATCGGCAGGAGGGCCGATCCGGTCAGTCGGGGACTGCGGCCATCCATTGCGGGGCCCCCACCGCCCATCGGCGGATCGAGTCGAGGGAAGTCCGGGACGATCGACGCCACCCTCCGGGGGCGAGGCATCGCCGGCCGGGGATGATTGTCGCCGGAGGCCGAAGGGTCAAGGCCAGCTCGAAGAGGCCCCGGACGTCAGGTCGGTGGCCCTGTCCCGCCTCCCCCTCTTTCTCGCCGGCTCGGAGCCGATCGACTCGGTCGTCCGGGAGCTCTTCGGGGGACCGGGGGCATCGGGCAAACCATCGCTTGACGCTCGATGCTCGACACGCACGGCAGCTTCGGCTGCGTGACGACCACTTCCGTCCTGTTCTTCGAGGACCCCGGTTGGATGGGAGATTCACCAATCCTCGGAGCCAGCCTCTGCCTCGACAACGAGGCGGGCTCCTCCGACACGACCTGCTGGGACGAGGCCATCTTGCTGAACCGACCCAGTCTTCGGATCGTCGAAGCACGTCTGGCAGACGCTCCCCGAAGGACGTCGCCTTTGAAGCCTGCGAGCAGATTGCCCGACCGAACCGGTCCCGAGGCTCCAGGACGATCGGGGGCGTCTCAAAGCCGATCTGAGAGCTTGTTACGGCGGCAAGGACGGCCGATTCGGCGACGCCTCGCTCCGGGCCGGAGCGGAGATGGCCGTCCACAACGGCCCAATGGCCCGGCTCGTGAACGTGCCGAGCGTAACTTCCGAAGCCCTGTCGGGGTGGCCGACCGGCGTTCGAACCGAGAAGATTCCGACGATCCCGCCGGTCGAGCGGCGACCGGCGGGATCGAGTTCCGGATTCCTCGAGCCAGGCTTAGCCCTTCGAGGCGAGGTGCTTCTTACCCGCGGCGGTGGTCATGAAGGGGACGACGCCCGTCTCCTTGTTCTTGGCCCCGGCCTTGACGAGCTTCAGTTCGCGGAGCTTCTCGATCGATCGCAGCTCGGTCTTCTGGGAGGGGGTGTAGCCGCCCTCCCCGGCCGACTCGATCTGATTGAGAATCTTCTCCTGGGCCTCGCTGAGCTTCAGCGGCTTCTTGGCGGGCGCCTTGGCCGCCGGCTTGGTCTTGGCGGCCGACTCGGCCGCGGGGGCCTTGGTCGCCTTGACCGTCGGGGCCTTGCGGGCGGTGGTCTTCTTCGCGGTCGGCTTCTTGGTCGCAGTCTTCTTCGCCGCCATCGTCTCTCACCCTCAGTGGAAAGGAACCGTATGGGCCGGAACCGGTCCACCGGCCATGCTGCTGAGTTTCTTAGCGAAATATATCACGCCTGGGAAGACGGCGAACTGGCGAGGACGACGCTTTTCCCGCGGGATCCGGGCCCCGAGACACCAAACAACGGCATGTCATGCTCGATCGCAAAAATGATCATGAAATCGAGATTAAAAATTCACCACAATGGCAATCTCCAATCAGCGTCGCGGATTCCCCGGATTTTCCGCGGCGAACCGAGATCAACACCGACACCAGGCCCCGGGAATCCACCGCCAATCCCGTCCAGCGTCGCCAGCGTCACCCGGGATCGAACGTCCCGGAAAAAAAATCGCGGCCCGGGTGCGATTTTCCGTCGGCACCCGCCCGACGGGGTGCAAGGCCGACCCTGACGGCCCATCAAGACGTGCGGCGTTTCGCGGACGAGCGAGGCCCGGCGACCCGTCGTCACGTGCCGACCCCCTCACGCGAGGACGACCTTCTCCCGACCCTCGACGACCGCTCGAGTCGCGTTCCTCGTGTCCACGACGAGCCGCGCGTGGCGGACGACGAAGGCCCAGTCATAGGACGAGTGGTCGGTGCAGATCAGGACGCAATCCTGCGACGCCAGCACCTCGGCCGACAGCGAGACGCTCTGCAGGCGGATCGAATGGTGCCGCATCGGCGGCAGGGAGGGGATGTGCGGGTCGTGATAGGAGACCACGGCACCGCCCTCCCGGAGGCGTTCGAGCAATTCGAAGGCAGGGCTCTCCCTCGGGTCGTCGACGTCCTTCTTGTAGGCGGCGCCGAGCACGAGCACCCGGCTCCCCTTCAGCGGCTTGCGATCGTCATTGAGGGCTGAGACGACCTTGCCGATCACGAAGGACGGCATGCCCGTGTTAATCTCCCCGGCCAACTCGATGAAGCGGGTCGACTGGCCGAACTTGCGGGCGACCCAGGACAGATAGAACGGGTCGATCGGGATGCAATGCCCACCCAGACCCGGGCCGGGATAGAACGCCTGGAAGCCGAACGGCTTGGTCTTCGCCGCCTCGATCACCTCCCAGACGTCGATCCCCATGCGGTCGTAGAGCACTTTCAACTCGTTGACCAGCGCGATGTTCACCGACCGGTACGTGTTCTCCAGGATCTTGCACGCCTCGGCCACCTCGCAGGACGAGACGGGGACGACGCTCGGCACGACGGCCCCGTACAGTACCCCGGCGATCGCGGCGGCCGTCGGGTCCATCCCGCCGACGACCTTGGGGATCAATCCCGCCGAGTGGCCCGGGTTCCCCGGATCCTCCCGCTCGGGGCTGTAGGCGAGGAAGAAGTCGACCCCGGAGACCAACCCACCGGCCTCGAGTACGGGACGGAGCACGTCCCTCGTCGTCCCGGGGTAGGTCGTGCTCTCCAGGACGACGAGGTGCCCACGCCGGAGCGACCGGCTGATCGCCCG carries:
- a CDS encoding response regulator; this encodes MKTVFTTGEAAKICKVSQQTIIRCFDSGQLKGFRVPGSRFRRIPRDALYRFMRENNIPTDALESGRRKILVVDDEPEVVQIIKDALLADGRFEVKDVDNGFGAGMMAKEYHPDLMVLDIMLPDINGKAVCELVRRDPSMSDIKIFCISGMIEEDKIDDLKESGADDFMSKPLDVDELIRRICKHLDLEMPATP
- a CDS encoding ATP-binding protein, which gives rise to MRGPRPTTGTGADGPIRDRLDRLGGLPLRPSTVRSLLRDGPGAAAGLDLLDPGWAVLVSARGPDLAPELLAELPFWSPCDVGAAEARDRLWRFSVATALAARRLAELEGDPDPDASGRSGLLHPIALWALAAVAPNGLSAWLEADDQARRRLESSWFGRDPADFGHSMARRWGCDPDVLDATLFAGRSNPVPPGLVTDPAGLDRLRAARRQAMRTPWALPGPRPEIGLDEVDRRGLLAKVQSLSAGGLTGGGSPADEAELLRDASRLFARNRQFERELGELDRRLSAAIGALDRPPTDPPFQDPGAVLDAMAEFAAGAAHELNNPLAIVAGRAQLLQARLEDPEHRLALQTIIGQARRAHQILRDLIYIARPPSPRRMPCVPDRVLRDAVEDLQDEARSREIQLSSRLSRSSTAVSTDPEALRHLADALLRNALEATDPGGEVVLESIDDPRSIVWEVRDNGIGLDEDRAAHLLDPFYCGRQAGRGLGLGLPRVARFVSAVGGRIRWESADGPGTVVRVELPIGVVDEPATIDLNRPGVRDAS
- a CDS encoding ROK family protein, which codes for MTTPAEGSLVLGIDLGGTKILAGVVDDQHRIVGRAKESTPAREGPEALREALVSAGRDALQVAGIGPERLSAIGIGSPGPLDVDAGVIRSSPNLNVTDFPLKGTLEEAFGTPVAVQNDVRVGGYGEFKLGAGRGYRDVLAAFVGTGIGGCLIRDGRIVTGVTGNAGEIGHLIVKADGPKCGCGRKGCLEAVASRTAITRRVYKAIKKGASTPLRDVVKSKTSRLKSKELSGAYRSGDPVAVHEVDRAARFLGLALGGLMNVLGPEIIIVGGGVTEALGGPFVDLVRNAARAQAMADPDRLVRIEQAELGDDSGLLGAALIARERFVGTGEPQRT
- a CDS encoding GAP1-M domain-containing protein, whose translation is MEQIYYTQCPMGYGLGASNGFQIKRIGAGYPASGDVRHLALRPFLPGSNGKVLAPGTLRYRRLGATAEVAWLEPRGREYETERGQWGRPGGHFAHGLRLDPEDLAALAGWPAGLFARPFWRRSDPEPSRGRRPEPLTVGRDDLSAPPDFEHVSPTFDLDPETLARLLAAVAEAVRSGRTLFLIDRSDRLGPRVAAATFAFPEVLRAELTFSTYHDRPEELSGFRIHGTVPSPMLNRALLAGLGPIVDLSAGRFEPETTPPAWASILASWFIRRSPRDAEAWVRTDARARSARRPEDPSILWSDSWLDGLIGMEEAVRQPDSGLAPDLDWSRLARQAAWASAAGLAGELARARGPRWWDPQVGEIPREKASHEAFWSMVLAPETWDEEGVRDSADWGRLAARFWIRYQSPQREQMLNAALRRIAPADALARFLDGLIRSVPAEAGRSALQWLERRDAIDLGVLLPLKARVAVDLLRVEGKEDALVEVLGLVTGQSRESLPTVLDLIAEAAGEDRESIPLARLLERGDPESRAVFERWALRRASRDGEDWLSPAIRRLLAHEFDRVEWDALRDRTPKDLMPQLARVCLEVSSAPGSSPEAYSWTVEDLLLRIREADRPTSTRWIEHYLRVVASPYDLATRIGARGEVLRRWLATVRDETGLTGQAIALLDDADAIGLLLEGRPSMPGDALLDRLPAGDRAPVLGRLIDHLACGQFDESKPIFVRCAERWPGAFDAGADGLDEMAGPITGLLLQFLPDPELWIECLGLVVSWLGVDRSGDRSWPEDGLASAVVSETSRRSADPQAAWDLRSGLLRDERAYRALDRDVGRDLRSQHARLAGDVARGWDRSLDKGTHSARFFEVLLNSCDGPRLAAVVPEFAGDLRTVGGLRWWLGESRGDGTVDLRVAFPGIIPMAPLPSPRCLNPIEAWLCVRGPGRPSATVRDDPDLLPELGEGRVDFASSASGPEASLPGPEADRWSCIRALTEFHWGGKTSEARWTELALWRKSEAPGISPPISSLVRHDRYDFLAWLILALDHPGPGSYEVEATARWAVKRIGLRSSPRLLSHLEAIAGSGIVIPRDRLQLARDLSHQMALQLDD